The proteins below come from a single Microtus ochrogaster isolate Prairie Vole_2 chromosome 8, MicOch1.0, whole genome shotgun sequence genomic window:
- the Zp2 gene encoding zona pellucida sperm-binding protein 2, which translates to MVWRQRIGPVGPPCCRSLCRSLSLLFVLVASINSFSLPQSKNPPAFPGTVSCDEDGVRVEFLSSLDLEKWQPSVVDTSGAEILNCTYALDSKNLTMKLSYETCTTGLVGGYQVSIRVRDNSSDLRDKGGLGLHHFFCPLITKEIYEFSEAIVCTKDFISFTFPHIFSKFADDNAVRNAPEMGWTIKLDNGTKTHTLSLNDALRQGFNLLIDSEKLTLDVPVNATGVAQYVQGSSHLYSVNLNLMFSMPGQRITFSSQALCASDLSVTCNVTHMTLAIPEFPGKLKSVGFGERSIPERQWHTSGIDKEVTNGLRLHFRKTLLKAKSSDECPRYQFYFLALKLTFHLQPYMVTTVIDPECPCESPIYIVTDELCTQDGFMNFEVHSHQTKPALNLETLLVGNSSCQPIFKAEALGLARFRIPLNGCGTRQKFEGDRVIYENEIHALWKNLPPSIIYRDSEFRMTVRCHYARDSVLLNANIKSRLSPVASVKPGPLMLVLQTYPDKSYQQPYGKGEYPLVRYLRQPIYMEVTVLNRNDSNIKLVLDDCWATSSVDPTSLPQWHIIVDGCEYDLDNYRTTFHPAGSSVLHPAHYQRFDVKTFAFVSEAQGLSSLIYFHCSALICNQGSLDSPLCSVTCPASSRSKREAIREDTMTVSLPGPILLLPGDSSLTDATVPKRSEITKDMAAKIVAAVAALVGSVVIVGFICYLNKERTARLDH; encoded by the exons CCTCTGCAGGTCGCTGTCTCTCTTATTTGTCCTTGTGGCTTCCATAAACTCCTTCAGTCTTCCCCAGTCGAAGaaccctcctgccttcccag GTACTGTCTCTTGTGATGAAGACGGAGTGAGAGTTGAGTTTCTAAGTAGTCTTGACTTGGAAAAATGGCAACCTTCTGTTGTAG ATACCTCCGGTGCTGAGATTTTGAACTGCACTTATGCCTTGGACTCAAAAAACCTCACCATGAAGCTCTCTTATGAAACCTGTACCACAGGACTG GTTGGTGGGTACCAGGTGAGCATCAGAGTGCGGGACAACAGTAGTGACCTGAGAGATAAAGGCGGCCTGGGCCTGCATCATTTCTTCTGTCCACTTATTACAAAAGAGATCTACGAGTTTTCAGAAGCCATAGTCTGCACGAAGGATTTTATATCC tttacCTTCCCACATATTTTCTCTAAGTTTGCTGATGATAACGCGGTAAGA AATGCACCTGAGATGGGATGGACCATTAAGCTTGACAATGGCACAAAAACCCACACTCTGTCCCTGAATGATGCCTTGAGACAAGGATTTAATCTTCTGATTGACAGCGAGAAATTAACCCTTGATGTGCCAGTCAATGCTACTGGAGTCGCTCAATATGTG CAAGGGAGCAGCCATCTCTACAGTGTGAATCTGAATCTTATGTTCTCAATGCCTGGGCAGAGGATTACCTTCTCCTCACAAGCTCTCTGTGCATCAG ATCTGTCTGTGACTTGCAATGTCACACACATGACTCTTGCCATACCAGAGTTCCCTGGGAAGCTAAAGTCTGTGGGCTTTGGCGAAAGGAGCATTCCCGAGAGGCAATGGCACACCAGTGGGATCGACAAAGAAGTAACAAATGGCTTGAGACTGCATTTCCGAAAAACTCTCCTGAAAGCAAAA TCCTCTGACGAATGCCCACGTTACCAATTCTACTTCTTGGCACTCAAGCTGACCTTTCACCTCCAACCATACATGGTGACCACGGTGATAGATCCTGAGTGCCCCTGTGAGTCACCCATCTACATAg TTACAGATGAGCTGTGTACACAGGACGGGTTCATGAACTTTGAGGTCCACAGCCACCAAACAAAACCTGCTCTGAACCTGGAGACCCTCCTGGTGGGGAACTCCTCCTGTCAGCCTATTTTCAAGGCTGAGGCACTGGGGCTCGCACGCTTCCGTATACCTCTGAACGGATGCGGAACACGACAGAAA TTCGAAGGTGATAGAGTCATCTATGAGAATGAAATACACGCTCTCTGGAAAAATCTACCACCAAGCATCATATACAGGGACAGTGAGTTCAG AATGACAGTGAGGTGTCATTACGCCAGAGACAGTGTGCTACTAAATGCCAATATCAAAAGCCGCCTTTCTCCAGTGGCCTCGGTAAAGCCAGGTCCACTGATGCTGGTCCTGCAAACATACCCAG ACAAATCCTACCAGCAACCTTATGGGAAGGGTGAGTACCCTCTAGTAAGATACCTCCGCCAGCCAATCTACATGGAAGTGACTGTCTTGAACAGGAATGATTCCAACATCAAGCTGGTCTTGGATGACTGCTGGGCAACATCTTCTGTGGACCCAACCTCTCTCCCCCAATGGCATATTATCGTAGATGG CTGCGAATATGATCTGGACAACTACCGCACTACCTTCCATCCAGCTGGCTCCTCTGTGCTCCATCCTGCTCACTACCAGAGGTTTGACGTGAAGACCTTTGCCTTCGTGTCAGAGGCACAGGGGCTCTCCAGCCTG atCTACTTCCACTGCAGTGCCTTGATCTGCAACCAAGGGTCCCTTGACTCCCCGCTGTGCTCCGTGACTTGCCCTGCATCCTCGAGGAGCAAACGAG AGGCCATCAGAGAAGACACAATGACAGTTAGCCTTCCAGGACCTATTCTCTTATTGCCAGGTGATTCTTCACTTACAG